A single Acidaminococcus sp. DNA region contains:
- a CDS encoding alpha/beta hydrolase produces the protein MKKFFAFLLVLALLLGAGAAGAIYYFGSPYVDYALKRGNSEDPMAPPAAFEDVYQYANKYPYAQPDPPDVERAEWTMTSFDGLKLSATHFVPENAGSHRWAILVHGYGCNQRFMWSMARRYLQRGYHVLTPDMRASGRSEGQYLTMGALEGKDVARWARAIAEEDPSAKIVLYGVSMGGADVMMALGEGLPKQVKAVVEDSGYSDLKELLTYRMDDLHVPYRDFILLAANLLMKVRTGVFLSDVSPIRAVAQSSVPVLFIHGTNDGLIPVTMMQELGASSAAERKEVVPVRGMGHAESVSLGQQYYAVIFDFVERQFSES, from the coding sequence ATGAAAAAGTTTTTTGCCTTTTTGCTGGTTCTGGCACTTCTCCTTGGAGCCGGGGCTGCAGGGGCAATTTATTATTTTGGCTCCCCTTACGTGGATTACGCTTTGAAGCGGGGGAACAGCGAAGATCCGATGGCGCCGCCTGCCGCGTTTGAAGATGTATATCAGTATGCCAATAAGTATCCTTATGCCCAACCTGATCCGCCGGACGTGGAACGGGCGGAATGGACGATGACTTCTTTTGACGGGCTGAAACTTTCGGCGACACACTTTGTTCCGGAGAATGCCGGGAGTCACCGCTGGGCTATCCTGGTTCATGGTTACGGCTGTAACCAGCGTTTTATGTGGTCCATGGCCCGTCGTTACCTGCAGCGCGGTTATCACGTACTGACTCCTGACATGAGGGCCTCGGGACGCAGCGAAGGTCAGTATCTGACGATGGGTGCGCTTGAAGGCAAGGATGTGGCTCGCTGGGCCAGAGCTATCGCAGAGGAAGATCCTTCGGCCAAAATTGTTCTTTACGGCGTCTCCATGGGCGGTGCCGATGTGATGATGGCTCTCGGTGAAGGACTTCCAAAACAGGTTAAAGCAGTGGTGGAAGACAGCGGTTACAGCGACCTTAAAGAGCTGCTTACATATCGCATGGATGATCTTCACGTACCATATCGAGATTTTATTCTTCTGGCGGCCAATCTCCTGATGAAGGTGCGTACCGGTGTCTTTTTAAGCGACGTGAGTCCTATCCGCGCCGTGGCTCAATCTTCGGTGCCCGTTCTTTTTATTCATGGAACCAATGACGGGCTCATTCCTGTCACGATGATGCAGGAACTCGGTGCATCGAGTGCCGCGGAGCGCAAGGAAGTTGTTCCGGTACGCGGTATGGGCCATGCCGAAAGTGTATCTCTTGGGCAGCAATATTATGCTGTTATCTTTGATTTTGTGGAGAGACAATTCAGCGAAAGCTGA
- a CDS encoding class II aldolase/adducin family protein yields MDINDLLVISHYAGMREDLAQAGGGNSSVKINDHEMLIKASGCQMGEMRADYGWSSVDYAMLAYFMKGHVGQAVPAEEASKIIAKALIEGKRPSIETFLHAVTDAVTLHTHPTFVNVLLSRKGGMETMQALFPGAVFVGYGTPGYPLAAMFYEVLRDADVQGKFPLVFLKNHGLIVSGKTTDEVIRRTEETEKRAADYLKADYVPYQNASAFYNAFRKWNDGPVGKLISVSTDAVICKAARRFADTGWPVAISPDGLTYCGRTILVMGDTLSRDKITAFEAKYGTPAVILYQGCAYIVGETMHRIKDIEANLRQSAEIALLSEEGTVEALTREEQDEILYGSAGKYKNGK; encoded by the coding sequence ATGGATATCAATGATTTACTTGTGATTTCCCATTATGCAGGCATGCGGGAAGATCTGGCCCAGGCAGGCGGCGGAAATAGTTCCGTCAAAATCAATGATCATGAAATGCTTATCAAGGCGTCGGGCTGCCAGATGGGTGAGATGCGGGCAGACTACGGCTGGTCCAGCGTGGATTATGCGATGCTGGCATACTTTATGAAAGGTCATGTAGGCCAGGCAGTGCCGGCTGAAGAGGCCTCTAAAATTATCGCTAAGGCTCTTATTGAGGGTAAGCGCCCTTCCATAGAAACGTTTTTGCACGCCGTGACGGACGCGGTGACGCTCCATACGCATCCGACCTTTGTCAATGTGCTGCTCTCGCGTAAAGGCGGGATGGAAACTATGCAGGCACTATTTCCAGGAGCTGTCTTTGTTGGGTACGGGACGCCGGGGTATCCGCTGGCGGCGATGTTTTATGAAGTACTGAGAGATGCGGATGTGCAGGGGAAATTTCCACTTGTCTTTCTTAAAAATCACGGCCTTATTGTGAGCGGTAAAACTACGGATGAGGTCATTCGCAGGACGGAAGAAACAGAAAAGCGAGCGGCTGATTATCTCAAGGCGGATTACGTCCCCTATCAGAATGCTTCTGCTTTCTATAATGCTTTTCGTAAGTGGAACGACGGGCCAGTAGGTAAGCTCATCTCTGTCAGTACGGATGCCGTCATTTGTAAGGCAGCACGGCGTTTTGCTGATACAGGCTGGCCCGTTGCCATCAGCCCCGATGGGCTGACCTATTGCGGAAGGACGATTCTTGTGATGGGAGATACCCTTTCCAGGGATAAAATTACGGCTTTTGAGGCAAAGTATGGTACGCCGGCTGTGATTTTATATCAGGGCTGTGCCTATATTGTTGGAGAAACGATGCATAGGATTAAAGATATTGAAGCTAATCTCCGCCAGAGCGCGGAAATCGCCCTTTTGAGTGAAGAAGGAACGGTGGAAGCATTGACGAGGGAAGAGCAGGATGAAATATTGTACGGCAGTGCAGGGAAGTATAAGAACGGGAAATAG
- a CDS encoding HAMP domain-containing histidine kinase, producing the protein MDEIRRLRRKFILTATLAVVIIVTVALGLINAMAYVRMQEEVDDHLTMISENDGHLPNVPAPKRDTLIDEPDWYNDSPESHYQMRYFSVLMTQSGELVRANLNNIASFGKLDVQECIKEVLASKTPKGTFKRNRAHYSYQITEPDSTHYLLVVLDTTRDYGAVEQFMRYSFRFGLICVVIYALILIGICNIIIRPFINNMQNQKRFITNASHELKTPIAIISANAEAMELLQGKSEWTTNILTQVKRLTHLINDLITLAKMGERTRKDLKLTEVNVSGLLDNSVESFRPLVLDDNGKKIEAQIEPNVVAKTEEKSLYEIFNILMDNAVKYCDPNGTITAALSKSGRHGFKVSVSNSYAAGANKDYTHFFERFYRGDTSHSTGTGKVAGYGIGLSMARDLTELLKGSIKVSFKDGIITYTVQF; encoded by the coding sequence ATGGATGAGATTCGCCGGCTGCGCCGGAAATTTATACTGACAGCCACGCTTGCAGTAGTCATTATTGTGACTGTGGCCCTGGGGCTGATTAATGCCATGGCCTACGTGCGAATGCAGGAAGAAGTCGACGACCATCTGACCATGATTTCAGAAAACGACGGGCACTTGCCCAACGTTCCCGCCCCGAAGAGAGATACCTTAATTGACGAACCGGACTGGTACAACGATTCTCCGGAATCGCACTACCAGATGCGGTATTTCAGCGTTCTAATGACACAGTCGGGTGAACTTGTCAGAGCGAACCTGAACAATATTGCATCCTTTGGCAAGCTGGACGTGCAGGAATGCATCAAGGAAGTGCTGGCAAGCAAAACGCCAAAGGGCACTTTTAAGAGAAACCGCGCTCACTACAGTTACCAGATTACAGAGCCGGACAGCACCCATTATTTGCTCGTCGTGCTCGATACGACTCGTGACTATGGGGCCGTAGAGCAGTTCATGAGGTACTCTTTCCGTTTCGGATTGATCTGTGTCGTGATTTACGCTCTGATTCTGATTGGTATATGTAACATCATTATCCGTCCGTTTATCAACAATATGCAGAACCAAAAACGGTTTATCACGAATGCCAGTCATGAACTGAAGACCCCGATTGCCATTATTTCGGCTAATGCGGAAGCGATGGAGCTGCTGCAGGGCAAGTCGGAATGGACGACCAACATCCTGACGCAGGTCAAGCGGCTGACTCACCTGATCAATGACCTTATTACGCTGGCTAAGATGGGCGAACGGACGAGAAAAGATTTGAAACTGACGGAAGTCAATGTATCCGGTCTGCTTGACAATTCTGTAGAATCGTTCCGTCCGCTGGTACTGGATGACAACGGAAAGAAAATTGAAGCGCAGATTGAACCGAATGTCGTGGCCAAAACTGAGGAGAAATCGCTTTACGAGATTTTTAACATCCTCATGGACAATGCCGTCAAGTACTGCGATCCCAATGGAACGATTACGGCAGCCCTTTCAAAGAGCGGCAGACATGGTTTCAAGGTATCTGTATCAAACAGCTATGCGGCAGGAGCGAACAAAGACTACACGCACTTCTTTGAACGCTTTTACCGTGGGGATACTTCCCATTCGACAGGCACAGGAAAAGTAGCCGGTTACGGCATCGGACTTTCCATGGCAAGGGATTTGACGGAGCTGTTGAAGGGCAGCATCAAAGTTTCATTTAAAGACGGGATTATTACCTATACTGTACAATTTTAA
- a CDS encoding response regulator transcription factor, whose protein sequence is MDILLAEDEKAMSMAVSAVLNHSGYHVDPAYDGQEAVDKAQSHPYDCMIFDVMMPRKDGITALQELRQSGNTTPVILLTAKSEVDDKINGLDAGADDYLTKPFAMGELLARIRSMVRRNQKDSEALHQGSVTLKVGEGELSCKSAVRLSAKETQLMKVLMMNPDKECSTEMLFDRVWDKEEQSDSGIVWIYVSYLREKLAAIGGDVRIDGKRGGNFKLCTQGA, encoded by the coding sequence ATGGATATTTTGCTGGCAGAAGACGAAAAGGCGATGTCAATGGCTGTATCTGCTGTCCTGAATCATTCCGGATACCATGTGGATCCGGCTTATGATGGTCAGGAAGCTGTGGATAAGGCCCAGAGTCACCCTTACGACTGTATGATTTTCGATGTTATGATGCCGCGCAAGGACGGAATCACTGCCCTTCAGGAATTGAGGCAAAGCGGCAACACGACGCCGGTCATTCTGCTTACGGCGAAATCAGAAGTCGATGATAAAATCAACGGGCTCGATGCCGGGGCCGATGATTATTTGACGAAACCTTTTGCTATGGGAGAACTTCTGGCCCGCATCCGCTCTATGGTGCGTCGCAACCAGAAGGACTCGGAAGCCCTGCATCAGGGCTCTGTGACGCTGAAAGTCGGGGAAGGTGAGCTTTCCTGTAAGAGCGCCGTCCGGCTTTCCGCTAAGGAAACCCAGCTGATGAAGGTGCTCATGATGAATCCTGACAAGGAATGTTCGACAGAAATGCTTTTTGACCGCGTCTGGGATAAAGAGGAACAGTCGGACAGCGGTATCGTCTGGATCTATGTCTCTTATCTGCGGGAAAAACTGGCCGCCATCGGCGGTGATGTCCGCATTGACGGTAAACGCGGAGGAAACTTTAAACTTTGTACTCAGGGGGCCTGA
- a CDS encoding GTP pyrophosphokinase family protein yields the protein METDKTHYEAWVPVLKKVQTYLIDQIQAYNEKMKSETGHGAYEHLIYRIKAPDSMNEKCTRKGYEVSAYSALRHLYDAIGLRVVCRFIHDVYANIEAIRNIPGCRVVKEKDYIKNVKPNGYRSYHMIIELEAPYEDIDGNNPGHFYAEIQLRTIAMDTWASLEHEMKYKHNIKNPELIVAELKRCADELAACDLSMQTIRNLIQDSEDDGKES from the coding sequence ATGGAAACAGACAAAACTCATTATGAAGCATGGGTTCCAGTCCTGAAAAAAGTTCAGACCTATCTTATTGATCAGATTCAAGCCTATAACGAAAAGATGAAGTCGGAAACAGGTCATGGTGCGTACGAGCATTTGATTTACCGCATCAAGGCACCCGACAGCATGAATGAGAAGTGTACCCGCAAGGGTTATGAAGTGTCGGCCTATTCGGCGCTGAGGCATCTCTATGATGCCATCGGCCTCCGTGTGGTGTGCCGTTTTATCCACGATGTGTATGCCAATATTGAAGCAATTAGAAATATACCCGGCTGCCGTGTGGTGAAGGAAAAGGATTATATCAAAAATGTTAAACCAAATGGTTACCGGAGTTATCATATGATTATTGAACTGGAGGCTCCCTACGAGGATATCGACGGGAACAATCCGGGTCATTTTTATGCCGAAATTCAGCTGCGCACCATTGCCATGGATACATGGGCCAGCCTGGAACACGAAATGAAATACAAACACAACATCAAAAATCCTGAACTGATAGTAGCAGAATTAAAACGCTGCGCCGATGAACTGGCAGCGTGCGATTTATCCATGCAAACTATCCGTAACCTCATACAGGATAGCGAAGATGATGGAAAGGAGTCATGA